Proteins from a single region of Stappia sp. ES.058:
- a CDS encoding GH25 family lysozyme yields MLARVLSLICALSLAACAAFDFPDPTPEDFAIHGIDVARYQGDIDWMRVRQAGTEFAFIKATEGGDYLDPKFLENWYAAKAAGVPRGAYHFYYFCRPVEDQIAWFIENVPNDPDALPPVLDMEWNAYSKTCRDRPARPEVIRDMRKFLEAVERHYGKRPVIYSSVDFHRDRLVGAKNSYDFWLRSVASHPDRKYEKRTDWVFWQYTATGRVDGIKGNVDRNVFFGTRSQWRKWLKGELKG; encoded by the coding sequence ATGCTGGCGCGCGTGTTATCCCTGATTTGTGCCTTGTCCCTCGCCGCCTGTGCGGCGTTCGACTTTCCGGACCCGACACCGGAGGATTTTGCGATCCACGGTATCGACGTCGCCCGCTATCAGGGCGATATCGACTGGATGCGGGTCAGGCAGGCCGGAACGGAGTTCGCCTTCATCAAGGCGACCGAGGGCGGCGATTATCTCGATCCGAAGTTTCTTGAGAACTGGTACGCGGCCAAGGCCGCCGGCGTCCCGCGCGGGGCGTATCATTTCTATTATTTCTGCCGCCCGGTCGAGGACCAGATTGCCTGGTTCATCGAGAATGTGCCGAACGACCCCGATGCGCTGCCGCCCGTGCTCGACATGGAGTGGAACGCCTACTCCAAGACTTGTCGCGACCGTCCGGCGCGGCCCGAGGTTATTCGCGATATGCGCAAGTTCCTCGAGGCGGTGGAGCGTCACTACGGCAAGCGGCCTGTGATCTATTCCTCGGTCGATTTTCATCGCGACCGTCTGGTCGGGGCCAAGAACAGCTACGATTTCTGGCTGCGCTCGGTCGCAAGCCACCCGGACCGCAAGTACGAAAAGCGCACCGACTGGGTGTTCTGGCAGTACACCGCGACCGGCCGGGTCGACGGCATCAAGGGCAACGTCGACCGCAACGTCTTCTTCGGCACGCGTTCGCAGTGGCGCAAATGGCTGAAGGGCGAGTTGAAGGGCTAG
- a CDS encoding GNAT family N-acetyltransferase gives MNGTTAVTFTATQAGEHMSAWSALADTAIEPNPFFRPDFLLPYLKHMDNRQVAICAVRDSRDGAFMALAPVARRRLGLLAPSATVHAGEYGPLGTPLIARSADSDTLALLLDTAVAHSGTGLVALPYLRTDGPVHDMLLEIGTTSTWQMTREAISLRAGHATGPTGQEQYGLLGTRRRKEIARQLRRLSETGDTEFQSLSALNDVCAAFETFLALEARGWKGRRGTALACDPERLAFARTFIHEMARTGRVRIDQLVLEAKPVAMMIMLRDGHRVWSWKITYDEQLSRFSPGAQITRYAMRRDFEEPDLAEADSLAIPDHPMITPLWRGQVPYTTVLLTRGRFATARLSLTKADHALARGLRGLAKSTLRRVRRQTTRDDPA, from the coding sequence GTGAACGGCACGACCGCAGTAACCTTCACCGCAACGCAGGCAGGCGAGCATATGTCGGCCTGGTCGGCACTCGCGGATACGGCCATAGAACCCAATCCGTTTTTCCGGCCGGACTTCCTGCTGCCCTACCTGAAGCACATGGATAATCGACAGGTTGCGATTTGCGCCGTCAGGGACAGCCGGGACGGCGCCTTCATGGCGCTTGCGCCCGTCGCACGCCGACGTCTCGGTCTCCTGGCGCCAAGCGCGACCGTGCATGCCGGGGAATATGGCCCGCTCGGAACCCCCTTGATCGCCCGGAGCGCCGATTCCGACACGCTGGCACTCCTGCTCGATACAGCGGTTGCGCACTCGGGCACCGGTCTTGTCGCCCTCCCCTACCTGCGCACCGACGGGCCTGTCCACGACATGCTGCTCGAGATCGGCACGACCTCCACGTGGCAGATGACACGCGAAGCGATCAGCCTGCGCGCCGGGCACGCAACCGGACCGACGGGACAGGAGCAATACGGGCTTCTGGGCACACGGCGACGAAAGGAAATCGCCCGGCAACTGCGCCGGCTTTCCGAAACCGGTGACACCGAGTTCCAAAGCCTGAGCGCATTGAACGACGTCTGCGCGGCGTTTGAAACGTTTCTGGCGCTGGAGGCGCGCGGATGGAAAGGGCGGCGTGGCACCGCGCTTGCCTGCGATCCCGAGCGTCTGGCCTTCGCCCGCACCTTCATCCATGAAATGGCACGAACCGGACGCGTGAGAATCGACCAGCTCGTCCTCGAGGCAAAACCCGTCGCCATGATGATCATGCTGCGCGATGGCCACCGTGTCTGGTCCTGGAAAATCACCTATGATGAACAGCTGTCCCGTTTTTCACCGGGCGCCCAGATCACCCGCTATGCGATGCGCCGGGATTTCGAAGAGCCGGATCTTGCCGAAGCCGATTCCCTCGCAATCCCCGATCACCCGATGATCACACCGCTCTGGCGCGGACAGGTGCCCTATACCACTGTCCTGCTGACGCGCGGACGATTTGCCACGGCAAGGCTGTCCCTGACCAAGGCCGACCATGCGCTGGCACGCGGACTTCGCGGGCTGGCTAAATCGACCCTGCGCCGTGTTCGGCGGCAGACCACCCGGGACGACCCGGCCTGA
- a CDS encoding protein meaA, whose translation MSEPTKSQPTTSNADRPAATRDRPWIFRTYAGHSTARESNRLYRSNLAKGQTGLSVAFDLPTQTGYDPDHALSRGEVGKVGVPVAHLGDMRALFADIPLEKMNTSMTINATAPWLLALYAAAADEQGADRALLTGTTQNDIVKEYLSRGTYVFPPAPSLRLTRDVIAWTYEAMPKWNPMNVCSYHLQEAGATPVQELSFALATAVAILDEVRASGAIPPADFPRAVGRISFFVNAGMRFITEICKMRAFAELWDEICRSRYGVEDERYRRFRYGVQVNSLGLTEQQPENNVYRILIEALAVVLSKNARARAVQLPAWNEALGLPRPFDQQWSLRIQQILAYETDLLEHADIFDGSEVITAKVEALKDEARAELARIDDMGGAIAAVESSYMKQALVASNAERLAAIESGEQVVVGVNKFTESEPSPLATGEDGGILTVSEHVEAEAIDALKAWREARDDGAVEKAVADLKQAASKGRNIMEPSIAAAKAGVTTGEWGAALREVFGEYRAPTGVGKAARADADDLAEVRASVDAVSAKLGRRLKFLVGKPGLDGHSNGAEQIAVRARDCGMEVVYEGIRLTPSQIVNAALEEDVHVIGLSILSGSHLALVRDVMERLRSEGIDDIPLIVGGIIPDEDAAQLKAMGVAAVYTPKNFQLTDIMREVAQIVGTRAEAAA comes from the coding sequence ATGAGCGAGCCGACGAAGAGCCAGCCGACAACCAGCAACGCTGATCGCCCGGCGGCGACCCGGGACCGGCCATGGATCTTTCGCACCTATGCCGGTCATTCGACAGCGCGTGAGTCGAACAGGCTCTATCGCAGCAATCTCGCCAAGGGACAGACCGGACTGTCCGTCGCTTTCGATCTCCCCACGCAAACGGGCTACGACCCCGATCATGCGCTGTCGCGCGGCGAGGTCGGAAAAGTCGGTGTTCCCGTTGCCCATCTTGGCGACATGCGCGCGCTCTTCGCCGACATTCCGCTGGAGAAGATGAACACCTCCATGACGATCAACGCGACGGCGCCCTGGCTGCTTGCGCTTTATGCCGCCGCCGCCGACGAACAAGGGGCGGACCGCGCGCTCCTGACCGGCACGACGCAGAACGACATCGTCAAGGAATACCTGTCGCGTGGCACCTATGTGTTTCCGCCCGCGCCCTCGCTGCGGCTGACGCGCGACGTCATTGCCTGGACCTACGAGGCGATGCCGAAGTGGAACCCGATGAACGTGTGTTCCTACCACCTGCAGGAGGCCGGCGCGACGCCGGTGCAGGAGCTCTCCTTCGCGCTGGCGACCGCCGTCGCGATCCTCGATGAGGTAAGGGCCAGCGGCGCGATCCCGCCAGCGGATTTTCCCAGGGCGGTCGGGCGGATTTCCTTCTTCGTCAACGCCGGCATGCGCTTCATCACCGAAATCTGCAAGATGCGCGCCTTTGCCGAACTGTGGGACGAGATCTGCCGCAGCCGCTACGGCGTGGAAGACGAGCGCTACCGCCGCTTCCGCTACGGCGTTCAGGTCAACTCGCTCGGGCTGACCGAACAGCAACCGGAAAACAACGTCTACCGCATTCTGATCGAGGCGCTGGCGGTGGTGCTCTCCAAGAACGCGCGCGCCCGCGCGGTGCAATTGCCCGCCTGGAACGAGGCGCTCGGCCTGCCGCGCCCCTTCGACCAGCAATGGTCGCTGCGCATTCAACAGATCCTCGCCTATGAAACCGATCTTCTGGAACACGCCGATATTTTCGATGGATCCGAGGTGATCACCGCAAAGGTCGAAGCCCTGAAGGACGAAGCCCGCGCCGAGCTTGCCCGGATCGACGACATGGGCGGCGCCATCGCGGCCGTGGAATCGAGCTACATGAAACAGGCGCTCGTCGCTTCAAACGCCGAACGCCTCGCGGCGATCGAATCGGGCGAACAGGTCGTCGTCGGCGTGAACAAGTTTACCGAGAGCGAGCCGTCGCCTTTGGCGACCGGCGAGGACGGCGGCATTCTCACCGTGTCCGAACATGTCGAGGCGGAAGCCATCGACGCGCTCAAGGCCTGGCGCGAAGCCCGCGACGATGGCGCTGTCGAAAAGGCCGTCGCCGACCTCAAGCAGGCCGCAAGCAAGGGACGCAACATCATGGAACCCTCGATCGCGGCGGCCAAGGCCGGCGTCACCACCGGCGAATGGGGGGCGGCGCTGCGCGAGGTCTTCGGCGAATACCGCGCGCCCACCGGGGTGGGCAAAGCGGCACGGGCCGATGCCGACGATCTGGCCGAGGTGCGCGCGTCCGTCGACGCGGTCTCGGCGAAGCTCGGCCGCCGGCTCAAGTTCCTGGTCGGCAAGCCCGGTCTCGACGGCCATTCCAACGGCGCGGAACAGATCGCGGTGCGCGCCCGCGACTGCGGCATGGAAGTGGTCTATGAGGGCATTCGCCTGACGCCGTCGCAGATCGTCAACGCGGCACTGGAAGAAGACGTCCACGTCATCGGCCTGTCGATCCTGTCGGGCTCGCATCTGGCGCTGGTGCGCGACGTGATGGAGCGGCTGCGCAGCGAGGGCATCGACGACATTCCGCTGATCGTCGGCGGCATCATCCCGGACGAGGACGCCGCCCAGTTGAAAGCCATGGGCGTCGCCGCCGTCTACACGCCGAAAAACTTCCAGCTCACCGACATCATGCGCGAGGTCGCGCAGATCGTCGGCACCCGCGCGGAAGCCGCAGCGTAA
- a CDS encoding acyl-CoA synthetase yields the protein MLQPASCYDDLLRQFRWQIPERYNIAVEVCDAWAVRDPDRLALIHLDEDGVETRWSYGQLAALSNRLANALAAKGVVRGDRVALLLPQSPQTLVAHLALYKLGAIVVPLANLFGVDALQYRLENSGASAAITDAAGIAKLFEIRDALPDLRLLVSTQETPGDVLSFEALLAGGRDVFLPVPTGPDDPAMMIYTSGTTGPPKGALHGHRVLAGHLPGIQMAHEFLPQPGDLFWTPADWAWAGGLLNALLPSLALGVPVVSHRFEKFDPERAFQLLADQRVRNAFVPPTALKMLRTVPRSRLRYDLALRSIGSAGEALGRETYDWARQDLGLTVNEFYGQTECNAVLASCSAIGVSRAGAIGKPVPGHTVAVVGDDGTRCAPGEHGQIAILRPDPVMFLRYWGEDAATEAKFVGDWMLTGDRGELDGDGYVHFVGRTDDIITSSGYRIGPGEIEDCLLSHPAVALAAAVGKPDPVRTEIVKAFVVLTPGTRPGSELEENIRAHVRTRLSAHEYPREIAFVDALPMTTTGKVIRRLLRDEAGVTAVLEE from the coding sequence ATGCTGCAACCCGCATCCTGTTACGATGATCTGCTGCGTCAGTTCCGCTGGCAAATCCCCGAACGTTACAATATCGCGGTTGAAGTCTGTGATGCATGGGCGGTGCGAGACCCGGACCGTCTGGCGCTCATTCATCTGGATGAGGACGGCGTCGAAACACGCTGGAGCTATGGCCAGCTTGCGGCGCTTTCCAACCGGCTGGCGAATGCGCTTGCGGCAAAAGGGGTGGTGCGGGGTGATCGTGTCGCGCTGCTGTTGCCGCAGTCGCCGCAGACGCTTGTGGCCCATCTGGCGCTTTACAAGCTCGGTGCCATCGTCGTGCCGCTCGCCAACCTCTTCGGTGTCGATGCCCTGCAATACCGGCTGGAGAATTCCGGGGCATCGGCGGCAATCACTGATGCGGCCGGCATCGCGAAACTTTTTGAAATCCGCGACGCCCTTCCCGATCTGAGGCTGCTCGTCTCCACTCAGGAGACGCCGGGCGATGTGCTGTCCTTCGAGGCGCTGCTTGCCGGGGGGCGGGATGTCTTTTTGCCGGTCCCGACCGGTCCCGACGATCCGGCGATGATGATCTACACCTCCGGCACCACCGGCCCGCCCAAGGGTGCCCTGCACGGCCATCGGGTGCTGGCAGGGCATCTGCCGGGCATCCAGATGGCGCATGAGTTCCTGCCGCAGCCGGGCGATCTGTTCTGGACGCCGGCAGACTGGGCCTGGGCGGGCGGCTTGCTGAACGCCCTGCTGCCCTCGCTGGCGCTGGGCGTGCCGGTGGTGTCACACCGCTTCGAGAAGTTCGATCCCGAACGCGCGTTCCAGCTCCTCGCCGACCAGCGCGTGCGCAATGCCTTTGTTCCGCCGACGGCGCTGAAAATGCTGCGGACCGTTCCGCGTTCGCGTCTCAGGTACGACCTCGCGCTGCGCAGCATCGGTTCCGCCGGTGAGGCGCTCGGGCGCGAAACCTATGACTGGGCGCGCCAGGATCTCGGGCTGACGGTCAACGAGTTCTACGGGCAGACGGAATGCAACGCAGTGCTCGCCTCCTGCAGCGCGATCGGCGTTTCCCGTGCGGGCGCGATCGGCAAGCCGGTTCCGGGCCACACCGTGGCGGTGGTCGGCGATGACGGCACCAGGTGCGCACCGGGCGAACACGGACAAATCGCGATCCTCCGGCCGGATCCGGTGATGTTCCTGCGCTATTGGGGCGAGGATGCCGCGACCGAGGCCAAATTCGTCGGCGACTGGATGCTGACGGGTGATCGCGGTGAGCTCGACGGCGACGGCTACGTGCATTTCGTCGGGCGGACGGATGATATCATCACGTCTTCGGGATATCGGATCGGTCCGGGCGAGATCGAGGACTGCCTGTTGTCGCATCCGGCGGTGGCACTGGCGGCGGCGGTCGGCAAGCCCGACCCCGTGCGCACGGAAATCGTCAAGGCCTTCGTGGTCCTGACGCCCGGCACGCGTCCGGGGTCGGAGCTGGAAGAGAATATCCGGGCCCATGTTCGCACGCGCCTGTCGGCGCATGAGTATCCGCGGGAGATCGCCTTCGTCGATGCCCTGCCGATGACGACGACGGGCAAGGTCATTCGTCGTCTGCTGCGCGACGAGGCAGGCGTGACCGCGGTGCTTGAAGAATAG
- a CDS encoding MarR family winged helix-turn-helix transcriptional regulator → MITTDRIRSLVNRLARLDAGADWEADINPAQRAALDYLVRANSFSRSPSVVADYLGNTRGTVSQTLKSLARKGFVAEERSTADKRSISYRVTDAGLREASRSGPLAEALFEIREPDLLALANDLEGLLRRAVRAGGNKPFGICRNCLHFRPGDEGGFCSLLSLPLETDETTQICHEQEPA, encoded by the coding sequence ATGATAACCACCGACCGTATCCGCAGCCTCGTAAATCGTCTGGCCAGGCTCGACGCCGGCGCCGACTGGGAGGCCGACATCAATCCGGCGCAGCGCGCGGCGCTCGATTATCTCGTACGGGCAAACAGCTTTTCGCGCAGCCCCTCCGTCGTTGCCGACTATCTCGGCAACACACGGGGGACGGTTTCCCAGACGCTCAAGAGCCTGGCGCGCAAGGGGTTTGTGGCCGAAGAGCGGTCGACGGCCGACAAGCGATCGATTTCCTACCGGGTCACGGACGCCGGGCTGCGCGAGGCTTCGCGGTCCGGGCCGCTCGCCGAGGCCTTGTTCGAGATCCGCGAGCCGGATCTTCTGGCGCTTGCCAACGACCTGGAAGGCCTCCTTCGTCGCGCGGTGCGGGCCGGCGGCAACAAGCCCTTCGGCATCTGCCGCAACTGCCTGCACTTCCGGCCGGGTGACGAAGGGGGGTTCTGTTCGCTTCTGTCCCTGCCGCTGGAGACCGACGAAACCACGCAAATCTGCCACGAACAGGAGCCCGCATGA
- a CDS encoding CAP domain-containing protein codes for MKSFTRVLVFSLFALALAGCVPGRETVPPYYKDLARVDAAVDASSAQQMISGYRQNNGLRPLTIDPMLMHAARQQAEAMASANNVRASLDPNNRLASRLSAAGESKTYAVENASAGYRTLAEAFSGWRDSPKHNAVMLDDRTTRMGIATAYAPGSKYRVFWSLVLAAPAP; via the coding sequence ATGAAGTCATTCACCCGTGTTCTCGTTTTCTCGCTGTTTGCGCTTGCCCTCGCCGGCTGTGTGCCGGGACGTGAGACCGTGCCGCCCTATTACAAGGACCTGGCGCGGGTCGACGCCGCCGTCGATGCGTCATCGGCGCAGCAGATGATCTCGGGTTATCGCCAGAACAACGGGCTTCGGCCGCTGACCATCGATCCGATGTTGATGCATGCCGCCCGTCAGCAGGCGGAAGCCATGGCCTCAGCCAACAATGTGCGGGCGTCGCTCGATCCGAACAACAGGCTCGCATCGCGGTTGTCCGCAGCCGGAGAGAGCAAGACCTATGCGGTCGAGAACGCAAGTGCCGGCTATCGCACGCTGGCGGAAGCGTTCTCGGGCTGGCGCGATTCGCCCAAGCACAACGCAGTCATGCTGGATGACCGCACGACCCGGATGGGCATCGCCACTGCCTACGCACCGGGGTCCAAGTACCGGGTGTTCTGGTCTCTGGTATTGGCTGCCCCGGCCCCGTGA
- a CDS encoding MOSC domain-containing protein: MSHEQIEARVEGLFAGAVADRWEGRSPSAIAKQAVVEAVEIGFEGLVVDAQADRTVHGGADKALHHYAADHYATWIAEGYLPAGTKPAAFGENLSTFGLTEDRVCIGDIFRLGTSRVQICQGRQPCWKLNAHRGRDDMAAAFQKTGRTGWYYRVLETGRVAVGDAMDLIERPCPQWTVLEVTRARLTKRIDPARAAQLSALPELAGGWREAFAKISANALHEDTSARLLGAAD; this comes from the coding sequence ATGAGCCACGAACAAATCGAAGCGCGCGTGGAGGGGCTGTTTGCCGGCGCCGTCGCCGATCGCTGGGAGGGCAGATCACCGTCCGCCATAGCCAAGCAGGCCGTCGTCGAAGCCGTCGAGATTGGTTTCGAGGGGCTTGTCGTCGATGCGCAGGCCGACCGCACGGTTCATGGCGGGGCGGACAAGGCGCTGCATCACTATGCGGCCGATCATTATGCGACCTGGATTGCGGAAGGGTATCTGCCGGCGGGCACGAAGCCTGCCGCTTTCGGTGAGAACCTCTCCACCTTTGGTCTGACCGAAGACCGCGTTTGTATCGGCGATATCTTCCGCCTCGGGACGTCGCGGGTGCAGATCTGCCAGGGCCGCCAGCCCTGCTGGAAGCTGAACGCGCATCGCGGCCGCGACGACATGGCGGCGGCGTTTCAGAAGACGGGGCGCACCGGCTGGTATTATCGCGTGCTGGAGACAGGTCGCGTTGCTGTCGGCGATGCGATGGACCTTATCGAACGCCCCTGTCCGCAATGGACCGTGCTTGAGGTCACGCGCGCGCGCCTCACCAAGCGGATCGACCCGGCACGGGCCGCGCAGTTGTCGGCCCTGCCAGAGCTTGCGGGCGGCTGGCGTGAGGCATTCGCGAAGATTTCCGCGAACGCTTTGCATGAGGACACGTCGGCGCGCCTTCTCGGCGCTGCCGACTGA
- the lysM gene encoding peptidoglycan-binding protein LysM — MGFFDFVKDAGKSLFGSDDPEATAAEAIEKEVAALGLDGDVKVEVSGDTVKIAGAAPTQEAREKLILAVGNVLGVAKVEEEIAVADAVAEATFHTVETGDTLWAVATKTYGDGSKYMAIFEANKPMLSHPDKIYPGQVLRVPAAD, encoded by the coding sequence ATGGGCTTTTTCGATTTCGTGAAAGACGCGGGCAAGTCGCTCTTTGGCAGCGACGACCCCGAGGCGACCGCCGCCGAGGCGATCGAAAAGGAAGTGGCCGCCCTTGGTCTCGACGGCGACGTCAAGGTCGAGGTTTCCGGCGACACGGTGAAGATCGCCGGCGCAGCGCCCACCCAGGAAGCGCGCGAAAAGCTCATCCTGGCGGTTGGAAACGTGCTTGGTGTGGCCAAGGTCGAAGAGGAAATCGCGGTGGCAGACGCCGTCGCGGAAGCGACGTTCCACACCGTGGAGACGGGTGACACGCTTTGGGCCGTGGCGACCAAGACCTATGGCGACGGTTCCAAATACATGGCGATCTTCGAGGCCAACAAGCCGATGCTGTCGCATCCTGACAAGATCTATCCCGGTCAGGTCCTGCGCGTTCCTGCCGCCGACTGA
- a CDS encoding lipopolysaccharide biosynthesis protein, which produces MRLSPSTWAERILPPAVFMRVQPALARLDAFFNGEPDTSQAQRMAMVVFLVRVLGAALAYVSQVILARMMGSHEYGIYVVVWTLVIVLGIFAPLGFSSSVLRLIPEYRTLPRPDRLNALLFGSRLAGGLSATAIALAGVLAVWLFQDWITSYYVLPLFLAAVCLPLYTIGSIQDGIARAYDWPLLAMLPLYIWRPIVLLGGLLLAMRLGAPPTAATACTVAIVATWTVTLVQMLVLSRSLKTGPPRLPSRENWTFSVWLKISLPILLVEGFFQLITSADVILVSFWRPPDEVAIYFAASKTPALAHFVYFAVRSATAHRYSRLFHSGAHTELTALVGNTARWTFWPTLALSLVLVLIGPFLLSLFGPGFESGYPVMLILLFGVLARASVGPVDALLTMADQQNRCALVYVLTFALNIALNVVLIPIFGILGAAIATAIAMMFEATALCHQARARLGLNPFVLANTQGARLS; this is translated from the coding sequence TTGCGCCTCTCCCCATCCACATGGGCCGAACGCATTCTGCCGCCTGCCGTCTTCATGCGCGTTCAACCTGCGCTGGCACGGCTCGATGCGTTTTTCAACGGCGAACCGGACACCTCCCAGGCACAACGCATGGCGATGGTCGTGTTTCTCGTGCGCGTCCTCGGCGCGGCGCTCGCCTATGTGTCGCAGGTGATTCTCGCCCGCATGATGGGAAGCCACGAATACGGCATCTATGTTGTGGTGTGGACGCTTGTCATCGTGCTCGGCATCTTCGCGCCGCTCGGCTTCTCCTCTTCCGTCCTGAGGCTCATTCCGGAATACCGCACCCTGCCCCGGCCCGACCGGCTGAACGCATTGCTGTTCGGCAGCCGGCTGGCCGGCGGGCTTTCGGCCACCGCGATCGCCCTCGCCGGCGTCTTGGCCGTGTGGCTGTTTCAGGACTGGATCACCTCCTATTATGTCCTGCCGCTTTTCCTCGCCGCCGTCTGCCTGCCCCTCTACACGATCGGCAGCATTCAGGACGGGATCGCGCGTGCCTATGACTGGCCGCTGCTGGCGATGCTTCCCCTCTACATCTGGCGACCGATCGTGCTTCTCGGCGGGCTCCTGCTTGCCATGCGTCTTGGCGCGCCTCCGACGGCGGCAACCGCCTGCACCGTCGCCATTGTCGCCACCTGGACGGTCACGCTCGTACAGATGCTGGTGCTCTCGCGCTCGCTGAAAACCGGACCGCCACGCCTGCCCTCGCGCGAAAACTGGACCTTCTCGGTCTGGCTCAAGATCTCGCTGCCTATCCTGCTGGTCGAAGGCTTCTTCCAGCTCATCACCAGTGCCGACGTCATCCTCGTCAGCTTCTGGCGACCGCCCGACGAAGTCGCGATCTATTTCGCCGCCTCCAAGACCCCGGCACTGGCCCATTTCGTCTATTTTGCCGTACGCTCCGCCACCGCACATCGCTATTCGCGCCTGTTTCACAGCGGCGCGCACACCGAACTCACGGCCCTCGTCGGCAACACCGCGCGCTGGACCTTCTGGCCCACCCTGGCGCTGTCCCTGGTCCTCGTGCTGATCGGTCCCTTTCTTCTCTCCCTGTTCGGGCCGGGATTTGAAAGCGGCTACCCGGTGATGCTGATTCTTCTGTTCGGCGTGCTTGCGCGGGCATCGGTCGGCCCTGTCGACGCACTGCTGACCATGGCCGACCAGCAGAACCGCTGTGCCTTGGTCTACGTTCTGACATTCGCGCTCAACATCGCGCTGAATGTCGTGTTGATTCCGATCTTCGGCATTCTGGGCGCCGCGATCGCGACCGCCATCGCCATGATGTTCGAGGCCACCGCCCTGTGCCATCAGGCCCGCGCCCGGTTGGGCCTCAACCCGTTCGTGCTTGCCAACACGCAAGGCGCTCGGCTGTCTTGA
- the ccrA gene encoding crotonyl-CoA carboxylase/reductase — MSTVAQANDNLEAEESRLVKDLYEIGEIPPLGHVPKNMYAWTIRAERHGPPEDAMKLEVVPTWELDSNDVLVLVMAAGVNYNGIWAALGEPISVFKVHDETFHIAGSDASGIVWAVGSKVKRWKVGDEVVVHCNQDDGDDEECNGGDPMFSPTQRIWGYETPDGSFSQFCRVQSQQLMPRPKHLTWEESACYTLTLATAYRMLFGHSPHQLRPGQNVLIWGASGGLGVFGIQLAAAAGANAIGVISDEDKRDYVLSLGAKGVVNRKDFDCWGQMPTVNSPEYNTWLKEARRFGKAIWEITGKGNDVDMVFEHPGESTFPVSCLVVKRGGMVVFCAGTTGFNLTFDARYVWMRQKRVQGSHFAHLKQASEANKAVIDRRIDPCMSEVFPWDEIPSAHTKMWKNQHAPGNMAVLVSAPTTGLRTLDDVLAAGSE; from the coding sequence ATGAGCACCGTTGCGCAAGCAAACGATAACCTCGAGGCGGAGGAGAGCCGGCTGGTGAAGGACCTTTACGAGATTGGCGAGATCCCACCGCTCGGACATGTTCCCAAGAACATGTACGCCTGGACGATCCGGGCCGAACGGCACGGTCCCCCGGAAGACGCCATGAAGCTCGAGGTGGTGCCGACCTGGGAGCTGGACAGCAACGACGTTCTGGTTCTCGTGATGGCGGCAGGCGTCAACTACAACGGGATCTGGGCCGCCCTCGGCGAACCGATCTCGGTGTTCAAGGTGCATGACGAGACCTTCCACATCGCAGGCTCCGACGCCTCCGGCATCGTCTGGGCGGTCGGATCGAAGGTGAAGCGCTGGAAGGTCGGCGACGAGGTCGTCGTTCACTGCAATCAGGATGATGGCGACGACGAGGAATGCAACGGCGGCGATCCGATGTTCTCGCCGACCCAGCGGATCTGGGGTTACGAGACCCCGGACGGATCGTTCTCGCAGTTCTGCCGGGTGCAGTCGCAGCAGCTGATGCCACGCCCGAAGCATCTGACCTGGGAAGAAAGCGCCTGTTACACGTTGACGCTTGCAACCGCCTACCGGATGCTTTTCGGGCATTCGCCACATCAGTTGCGCCCGGGGCAGAATGTTCTGATCTGGGGCGCGTCCGGCGGTCTTGGCGTGTTCGGGATCCAGCTCGCGGCCGCTGCCGGCGCCAATGCGATCGGCGTGATTTCGGATGAGGACAAGCGCGATTATGTGCTGTCGCTCGGCGCCAAAGGCGTGGTCAACCGCAAGGACTTCGATTGCTGGGGCCAGATGCCGACCGTCAACTCGCCGGAGTACAATACCTGGCTGAAGGAAGCGCGCCGTTTCGGCAAGGCGATCTGGGAAATCACAGGCAAGGGCAACGATGTCGACATGGTGTTCGAGCACCCCGGCGAATCGACGTTCCCGGTCTCCTGTCTGGTGGTCAAGCGCGGCGGCATGGTGGTGTTTTGCGCCGGCACCACGGGCTTCAATCTGACGTTTGACGCCCGCTACGTCTGGATGCGGCAAAAGCGCGTTCAGGGATCGCATTTCGCCCATCTCAAGCAGGCGTCGGAAGCCAACAAGGCGGTGATCGACCGGCGGATCGATCCGTGCATGAGCGAGGTTTTCCCCTGGGACGAGATCCCCAGCGCCCACACCAAGATGTGGAAGAACCAGCATGCGCCCGGCAACATGGCGGTTCTGGTCAGCGCGCCGACGACGGGTTTGCGCACCCTCGACGACGTTCTGGCGGCAGGCTCCGAATAG